Proteins from one Vigna radiata var. radiata cultivar VC1973A unplaced genomic scaffold, Vradiata_ver6 scaffold_1221, whole genome shotgun sequence genomic window:
- the LOC106755516 gene encoding uncharacterized protein LOC106755516 has protein sequence RQAHSFITFSNATPLQCAAAVALRAPESYYVELKRDYMKKRAILVDGLKAVGFKVFPPNGTFFVLADHTPFGLENDVAFCEYLLKEVGVLAIPCSVFCFNPEEGKNLVRFAFCKDDETLRAAVERMKEKLRK, from the coding sequence CGACAGGCACATTCTTTCATCACTTTCTCAAACGCCACTCCTTTGCAGTGTGCAGCTGCTGTAGCTCTTAGGGCACCAGAGTCTTATTATGTGGAGCTGAAGAGGGATTATATGAAAAAGAGGGCTATTTTGGTGGATGGATTAAAGGCCGTTGGCTTTAAGGTATTCCCACCCAATGGAACATTCTTTGTTTTAGCAGATCATACCCCTTTTGGATTGGAAAATGATGTTGCATTTTGTGAATATCTGCTTAAGGAGGTGGGGGTCCTGGCAATTCCTTGCAGTGTGTTTTGCTTCAATCCCGAAGAGGGAAAGAACCTAGTCAGATTTGCTTTCTGCAAGGATGATGAGACTCTTAGGGCCGCGGTTGAGAGGATGAAGGAGAAGCTTAGGAAATGA